A genomic window from Flavobacterium johnsoniae includes:
- a CDS encoding beta-ketoacyl-ACP synthase III: MSAVITAIGGFVPPSILTNKKISETVDTSEEWIIKRTGIRERRIADDETATSDLAAAAIENLIENYNVDRGEIEALLVATATPDHILAPTASIVCEKSGLTNAFGIDMNAACSGFLYALEMGANMIESGRYKKLIIVGADKMSSIVDYEDRNTCILFGDGAGAVLLEKTESDYGLMKTILKTDGSGVSSLAVPAGGSRNPTSMQSLLHRTHYLKQDGAFVFKRAVSAMSQVSQDALVKNGLESDKIDWVVPHQANLRIITAVSESLNIDFDKVKVNIDRYGNTTSATVPLCLWDFKDDFKEGQNVLITTFGAGFSWGATCLKWGVMREKKSVEQKIANTEKENVLVAH; the protein is encoded by the coding sequence ATGAGCGCAGTAATTACAGCAATAGGTGGTTTCGTACCGCCATCTATCCTAACCAATAAAAAGATTTCAGAAACTGTAGATACATCAGAAGAATGGATCATCAAAAGAACTGGAATTAGAGAACGTAGAATTGCAGACGATGAAACGGCAACATCTGATCTTGCCGCGGCTGCAATTGAAAATCTTATAGAAAATTATAATGTTGATCGTGGTGAAATTGAAGCTTTGCTTGTAGCAACAGCAACACCAGATCACATTTTAGCACCAACGGCAAGTATTGTCTGCGAAAAAAGCGGACTTACAAATGCTTTTGGAATTGACATGAATGCGGCTTGCAGCGGTTTTTTATATGCTCTAGAAATGGGAGCAAACATGATCGAAAGCGGACGCTACAAAAAGTTAATCATCGTTGGAGCAGATAAAATGAGTTCGATCGTAGATTATGAAGACCGTAATACTTGTATTCTTTTCGGAGATGGAGCAGGAGCTGTTTTATTAGAAAAAACAGAATCTGACTACGGATTAATGAAAACAATTTTAAAAACAGACGGAAGCGGAGTTTCTTCTCTTGCTGTACCAGCTGGAGGTTCTAGAAATCCAACTTCTATGCAGAGTCTTTTGCACAGAACACATTATTTAAAACAAGACGGTGCTTTTGTATTTAAAAGAGCAGTTTCTGCAATGAGTCAGGTTTCGCAAGATGCTTTGGTAAAAAATGGTTTAGAATCAGATAAAATTGACTGGGTAGTTCCGCATCAAGCAAATCTGAGAATTATTACCGCTGTAAGCGAAAGTTTAAATATTGATTTTGATAAAGTTAAAGTAAATATTGACCGTTACGGAAATACAACATCTGCAACAGTTCCTTTATGTTTATGGGACTTTAAAGACGATTTTAAAGAAGGTCAAAATGTACTGATTACTACTTTTGGTGCAGGGTTTTCTTGGGGTGCAACTTGTTTAAAATGGGGAGTTATGCGCGAAAAGAAATCTGTAGAACAAAAAATAGCAAATACAGAAAAAGAGAATGTTTTGGTAGCGCATTAA
- a CDS encoding universal stress protein, with the protein MTSPLTIIAATNFSAIANNAVTYAAGLAKATGAKLILFNSFSLSVHSANSHITADAMQKQIEKAISRLEVLAQQTAEMFKIQTESICTYSFLEDELPKIIENTKADVVVMGMAERSFEQELLGNSTTSAIKNLHVPVLAVPEKARFLSIKKVLYACDSLSFSAIKRFSWIKNALGDFGAEIEFFSVDEKLDDLKEEQHRILMNSNIEKEFEDVKYLYKTVRSNAVIDEIRKEIKNYEADLLIMVPQKYGFWDSLVHRSKTRILAAGLDIPLLSFPNY; encoded by the coding sequence ATGACGTCACCACTTACTATAATTGCTGCAACCAATTTTTCAGCGATTGCAAACAATGCCGTTACATATGCTGCGGGACTTGCAAAAGCTACAGGAGCAAAACTTATTTTATTTAATTCATTTTCCTTGAGCGTTCACAGTGCAAATTCGCATATTACTGCCGATGCCATGCAGAAACAAATCGAAAAAGCAATTTCAAGATTAGAAGTTTTGGCCCAACAAACGGCTGAAATGTTCAAGATTCAAACAGAATCGATTTGTACGTATTCGTTTTTAGAAGATGAACTTCCTAAAATTATTGAAAATACAAAAGCAGATGTAGTAGTAATGGGAATGGCAGAACGTTCTTTTGAACAGGAATTATTAGGAAATTCTACAACATCGGCAATAAAAAACCTGCATGTGCCTGTATTGGCAGTTCCCGAAAAGGCACGTTTTCTAAGTATAAAAAAGGTATTATATGCATGCGATAGTTTGAGTTTTTCTGCAATAAAAAGGTTCAGCTGGATTAAAAATGCTCTTGGAGATTTTGGCGCTGAAATCGAATTTTTTAGTGTAGACGAAAAGTTGGATGATTTAAAAGAAGAACAGCACAGAATTTTAATGAATTCTAATATTGAAAAAGAGTTTGAAGATGTCAAATATCTTTATAAAACAGTAAGATCTAACGCAGTTATAGACGAAATTAGAAAGGAAATTAAAAATTACGAAGCAGATTTGTTAATTATGGTGCCTCAAAAGTATGGTTTTTGGGATTCTCTAGTTCATAGAAGTAAGACCAGAATTTTGGCTGCAGGTTTGGATATACCTTTGTTGTCATTTCCGAATTATTAA
- a CDS encoding aldose epimerase family protein, producing the protein MNKFQLSISLSFLMLFSLTENIWAQNKNSAKKVSIKKEMIGQVSGEDVFQYTLQNKTGMQVQLITYGAAITNIVVPDKDGKMSSVVLGFDSLSQYASNDNSLMGSTVGRVANRISDKKFTLDGKEFTLSSDIHGGVNGFDKRVWKAREISKKNEPAVEMTYLSKDGEEGFPGNLSVSVTFTLKKNNDLVIDYKATTDKATPLVLTNHTYFNLSGGKETKALNTELTVFADQFLEFKDGSLPTGKILNVKQTPFDFTSPKTIGKEIEKVQQYTNGYDVTFVLRNQTGKLALAAKAYEPLSGRELEVYTTEPGVVFYSGNWLSEKVKGRDNVPYTKNGAFCLETMHYPNSINTPAFPNTVLRPNEIFTSQTIYKFLVRK; encoded by the coding sequence ATGAACAAATTTCAATTAAGTATAAGCTTGTCATTTTTAATGTTATTCAGCTTAACTGAAAATATATGGGCTCAAAACAAAAATTCGGCTAAAAAAGTATCCATCAAAAAAGAAATGATCGGACAAGTTAGCGGAGAAGATGTTTTTCAATACACGTTACAGAATAAAACTGGAATGCAGGTTCAATTAATTACTTATGGAGCGGCAATTACAAATATTGTCGTACCAGATAAAGATGGAAAAATGAGCAGTGTCGTACTTGGTTTCGATTCGCTTTCGCAATATGCAAGTAATGACAACTCGTTGATGGGTTCGACGGTTGGTCGTGTTGCGAATCGCATATCAGATAAGAAATTCACACTTGATGGAAAAGAATTTACACTTTCGTCAGATATTCATGGCGGTGTTAATGGTTTTGATAAACGTGTTTGGAAAGCCAGAGAAATTTCAAAAAAGAATGAACCTGCAGTCGAAATGACGTATTTAAGCAAAGACGGAGAGGAAGGTTTTCCGGGTAATTTGTCCGTTTCGGTAACGTTTACACTCAAAAAAAATAATGATTTGGTTATTGATTATAAAGCAACTACAGATAAAGCAACGCCATTAGTTCTAACTAATCATACTTATTTTAATCTTTCAGGCGGAAAAGAAACGAAAGCATTAAACACAGAATTAACCGTTTTTGCCGATCAGTTTTTGGAGTTTAAAGATGGCAGTTTGCCTACGGGAAAAATCCTGAATGTAAAACAAACGCCTTTTGATTTTACTTCTCCTAAAACGATTGGGAAAGAGATAGAAAAAGTTCAGCAATACACAAATGGATATGATGTCACATTTGTTCTGAGAAACCAAACGGGTAAATTAGCTTTAGCGGCAAAAGCTTACGAACCTTTAAGCGGTCGTGAATTGGAAGTTTACACAACGGAGCCGGGTGTTGTATTTTATTCTGGAAACTGGCTGAGCGAAAAAGTGAAAGGACGCGACAACGTTCCTTACACAAAAAATGGTGCATTTTGCCTAGAAACAATGCATTATCCAAACTCGATCAATACGCCTGCTTTTCCAAATACAGTTTTGCGTCCTAATGAAATTTTTACTTCTCAAACCATTTATAAATTTCTCGTTCGAAAATAA
- a CDS encoding glycoside hydrolase family 76 protein, translating to MNKRKGSILLFATIVLFSSFSFIKRNEKSKNDFYKKEMESLNVAIESNFHDKASGYYFVDLDPAKRETKFGHKREYSWLWALCAMFEASNEIEKVDKKANLVDGIFNSMQPYYDPSLPKPGYGEYIVKLSKGQRYYDDNQWIGITALDIYERTGKKSYFDLGKSMYDFMMTASDNALGGGLYWRENDFETKNTCSNGPGIIVALKMYKATKDKKYLENAIKIYDWTTQKLQTPTGLFYDNIKVKDETIGETVFSYNTGTMLQSSVYLFELTGDKKYLEKANKMADSSLEYFYKSGKFRDGYWFNAVLLRGYMHLLKHNKDLKYISGFKKCLDNAIKENKNSKGLFEANNVEYNLVEHGGMLEILARFAHLEEQYDLSKLK from the coding sequence ATGAATAAAAGAAAAGGAAGTATTCTACTTTTTGCAACAATAGTATTGTTCTCGAGTTTTTCATTTATAAAAAGAAATGAAAAGTCAAAAAACGATTTTTATAAAAAGGAAATGGAAAGTCTGAATGTAGCGATTGAAAGTAATTTTCATGATAAGGCTTCCGGTTATTATTTCGTGGATTTAGATCCGGCAAAAAGAGAAACAAAATTTGGGCATAAAAGAGAATACAGTTGGTTGTGGGCGCTTTGTGCGATGTTTGAAGCTTCTAACGAAATTGAAAAAGTAGACAAAAAGGCGAACTTAGTCGATGGCATTTTCAATAGTATGCAGCCTTATTATGATCCTTCGCTACCTAAACCGGGTTATGGTGAGTATATTGTAAAATTGAGCAAAGGTCAGCGATATTATGATGACAACCAATGGATTGGAATAACGGCTTTGGATATTTACGAAAGAACGGGCAAGAAATCTTATTTCGATTTAGGAAAGTCAATGTATGATTTCATGATGACGGCATCAGACAATGCGCTTGGAGGCGGATTGTATTGGAGAGAAAATGATTTTGAAACGAAAAATACGTGCTCAAACGGACCTGGAATTATTGTTGCCTTAAAAATGTACAAAGCCACAAAGGACAAAAAATACCTTGAAAATGCGATTAAGATTTACGATTGGACAACTCAAAAACTACAAACTCCTACAGGTTTATTTTACGATAATATAAAGGTTAAAGATGAAACTATTGGAGAAACCGTATTCTCTTATAATACAGGAACTATGCTGCAGTCGAGTGTTTATTTATTCGAATTGACGGGAGATAAAAAGTATCTTGAAAAGGCAAATAAAATGGCAGACAGTTCTTTAGAGTATTTTTATAAAAGTGGAAAATTTAGAGACGGTTATTGGTTTAATGCTGTTTTACTTCGTGGTTATATGCATCTTTTAAAACATAATAAAGACTTAAAATACATTTCAGGATTTAAAAAATGTTTAGATAATGCTATTAAAGAAAATAAAAATTCAAAAGGATTATTTGAAGCTAATAATGTCGAATACAATTTAGTAGAACATGGCGGAATGCTCGAAATTCTGGCTCGATTTGCACATCTTGAAGAACAATACGATTTGTCAAAATTGAAATAA
- a CDS encoding sugar porter family MFS transporter: MNKIVLWAITAALAGFLFGFDTVVISGADKKLQELWHSSDAFHGAVVMAMALWGTVAGAIFGGIPTNKLGRKKTLIWIGILFLASAIGSSLADNPWIFAFFRFLGGLGIGASTIAAPAYVSEISPAKDRGRLVSLYQFNIVLGILMAFLSNYLLKDAGENAWRWMLGIMAFPAFFYTLIVFTIPESPRWLISQSKFAEAESVLKKIDPTAKIEDLMKEMHFSGNENEEEKKETIFLKKYRFPLLLAFLIALFNQFSGINAFLYYAPRIFAEAGLEESAALMSSVGIGITNLIFTLIGVFLIDVLGRKVLMIIGSIGYIISLGLVSLAFFLKWQGIQVPLFLFLFIASHAIGQGAVIWVFISEIFPNHLRASGQAFGSSTHWVLAAIIPSMIPFLFSTIGAGVVFLIFTLMMVLQLLFVLFMMPETKGKSLEELQSTIFKQD; encoded by the coding sequence ATGAATAAAATAGTATTATGGGCAATTACGGCCGCATTGGCAGGCTTTTTATTTGGTTTTGATACCGTAGTTATTTCGGGCGCAGACAAAAAACTACAGGAATTATGGCATAGTTCAGATGCATTTCACGGTGCTGTGGTAATGGCAATGGCGTTATGGGGAACTGTCGCTGGTGCAATTTTTGGAGGAATTCCAACCAATAAACTTGGTAGAAAGAAAACATTGATTTGGATAGGAATTTTGTTTCTAGCTTCTGCGATTGGTTCGTCATTAGCAGACAATCCATGGATTTTTGCTTTTTTCCGTTTTCTAGGCGGATTAGGAATTGGCGCTTCGACTATTGCAGCTCCCGCGTATGTTTCTGAAATTTCTCCAGCAAAAGATCGAGGCAGATTGGTTTCTTTATATCAATTTAATATCGTTTTAGGGATTTTAATGGCTTTTCTTTCTAATTACTTACTAAAAGATGCCGGAGAAAATGCTTGGCGATGGATGCTTGGAATAATGGCTTTTCCTGCATTTTTTTACACATTAATTGTTTTTACAATACCAGAAAGTCCAAGATGGCTAATATCGCAATCCAAATTTGCAGAAGCAGAATCGGTTTTAAAGAAAATAGATCCAACTGCAAAAATTGAAGATTTAATGAAAGAAATGCATTTTTCAGGAAATGAAAATGAAGAGGAAAAAAAAGAAACCATCTTTCTGAAAAAATATAGATTTCCGCTTTTGTTGGCATTTTTAATTGCTTTGTTCAATCAGTTTTCTGGAATAAATGCCTTTTTATATTACGCACCAAGAATTTTTGCCGAAGCAGGATTAGAAGAAAGTGCGGCTTTAATGAGTAGCGTCGGAATCGGAATTACCAATTTAATATTTACACTTATTGGGGTTTTTCTAATTGATGTTCTAGGAAGAAAAGTTTTAATGATTATAGGATCAATTGGTTATATTATTTCTTTAGGATTGGTATCTCTTGCTTTTTTCTTAAAATGGCAAGGCATACAAGTTCCGCTTTTCTTATTTTTATTTATTGCTTCACACGCCATTGGACAAGGAGCTGTAATTTGGGTTTTTATTTCAGAAATTTTCCCAAATCATTTGCGAGCAAGCGGTCAGGCATTTGGTTCATCAACGCATTGGGTTTTGGCCGCAATTATTCCGTCTATGATTCCGTTTTTATTTTCAACAATTGGAGCAGGAGTTGTTTTTCTTATTTTTACTTTAATGATGGTTCTGCAATTGCTTTTTGTACTTTTTATGATGCCTGAGACAAAAGGAAAATCGTTGGAAGAACTTCAGAGCACCATATTCAAACAAGATTAA
- a CDS encoding glycoside hydrolase family 78 protein encodes MIIQNQNNAKIKQLFLLFLLMSFSGYAQNPVNLKCEHLVNPLGIDVREPRLSWQLEGNKKNSCQTAYQIEIATDSIALSKEKATVWNTGKVISSDILVSYRGESLQSFTTYFWRVKVWDQNEKMQVSKIQRFETAMLQSNDCKGSWISDSHDMNYKPAPYFRKEISTAKTIKSARAYVTAAGLYEFYVNGKKVGNRLLDPMITKFDSRNLYATLDITTQLQKGKNAFGILLGNGWYNHQSTAVWKFDKAIWRNRPRCLVNIRITYSDNTTETITTDETWKTADSPVIFNSIYTGEHYDAQREIINWNKPDFDDNNWKQSIVVKAPSSNLVSQQLHPIRVTAQLKPTKINRVNDTLTVFTFPRNIAGTVRFSIKNAVAGTIFRIKHAERLYPNGMLDLSNIDLHYRPTDNSDPFQTDIFIAKGNGVETFSPKFNYKGFQFVEVTSSKPFRLDEDSVLALEMHSDVPAVGKIKTSNPVFNKIWEATNSSYLANLFGYPTDCPQREKNGWTGDAQINVETGLYNFDGITIYEKWLADHQDEQQPDGGISNIVPNPGAFGYEFATGPDWTSSIAIIPWKIYEFYGDSSLLNIMYPNIKKYVDLIDQKYPTGITDWGLGDWVPVKTQSSKPLTSTMYYYADALILAKTAKLLGKTNDAEHYFKLAEKIKKAFNQQFFNPSTNLYASGTQTELSGSLYWGLVPDEFKQKVAENLYKKVQETNFHLDVGLLGTKALLNALSENGYAYAAYKIASQEDFPSWGYWIKNGATTLYENWPLHVEKNDASMNHIMFGEIGAWMYKGLGGIFPDENAPGFKHIILKPNFVNGLEYFESEHESPYGKIVSNWKRKRNKIVYKVVVPPNSNASLYLEKNSTFSCNSKDIKISDEGLYQVIQLKSGKYSFRIKN; translated from the coding sequence ATGATTATACAGAATCAAAATAATGCAAAAATAAAGCAGCTGTTTTTACTTTTTCTGTTAATGAGTTTCAGTGGTTATGCGCAAAATCCAGTAAATCTTAAATGCGAACATTTGGTAAATCCGTTAGGAATTGATGTTCGAGAACCAAGACTTTCTTGGCAATTAGAGGGGAATAAAAAGAATAGTTGTCAAACCGCATATCAAATAGAAATTGCTACAGATTCAATTGCTTTAAGTAAAGAAAAAGCAACGGTTTGGAATACCGGAAAAGTAATTTCATCAGACATTTTAGTTTCATATAGAGGAGAATCTCTTCAATCTTTTACCACTTATTTCTGGAGAGTAAAAGTTTGGGATCAAAATGAGAAAATGCAAGTTTCAAAAATTCAACGTTTTGAAACCGCAATGTTGCAATCTAATGATTGCAAGGGAAGTTGGATTTCAGATTCTCATGATATGAATTACAAACCAGCGCCTTATTTCAGAAAAGAAATTTCTACAGCAAAAACTATAAAATCAGCTCGTGCCTATGTTACAGCAGCGGGATTGTATGAATTTTATGTGAATGGAAAAAAAGTTGGAAATCGACTGCTAGATCCAATGATTACAAAATTTGACAGCCGAAACTTATATGCAACTTTAGACATAACAACACAATTGCAAAAGGGAAAAAATGCTTTCGGAATTTTGTTAGGAAACGGCTGGTACAACCATCAATCGACGGCCGTTTGGAAGTTTGATAAAGCGATTTGGAGAAATCGTCCGCGTTGTTTGGTAAACATTAGAATTACTTATTCTGATAATACAACCGAAACGATAACAACAGATGAAACATGGAAAACAGCAGATAGTCCCGTAATTTTTAACAGCATTTACACAGGCGAACATTATGATGCGCAGAGAGAAATAATCAATTGGAATAAACCCGATTTTGATGATAATAATTGGAAACAATCAATAGTTGTAAAAGCGCCATCATCCAATTTGGTTTCGCAACAATTGCATCCTATTCGCGTAACTGCTCAATTAAAACCAACTAAAATTAATCGAGTAAATGATACTTTAACGGTTTTTACTTTTCCTAGAAATATTGCAGGAACAGTTCGTTTTTCTATAAAAAATGCAGTTGCAGGAACAATTTTCAGAATAAAACACGCAGAACGTTTGTATCCAAACGGAATGTTAGATCTTTCTAATATTGACTTGCATTATCGTCCGACTGATAATTCAGATCCTTTTCAGACGGATATTTTTATTGCAAAGGGAAATGGCGTTGAAACCTTTTCTCCAAAGTTTAATTATAAAGGTTTTCAATTTGTAGAAGTAACTTCAAGTAAGCCTTTTAGATTAGATGAAGATTCTGTTTTGGCTCTAGAAATGCATAGCGACGTTCCTGCTGTTGGAAAAATTAAAACTTCAAATCCAGTTTTTAATAAAATTTGGGAAGCCACAAACAGCAGTTATCTAGCCAATTTATTTGGTTATCCGACTGATTGTCCGCAACGTGAAAAAAACGGATGGACGGGAGATGCACAAATCAACGTCGAAACGGGTTTATATAATTTTGACGGCATTACTATTTACGAGAAATGGCTTGCAGATCATCAGGATGAGCAACAGCCAGACGGCGGAATTTCTAATATTGTTCCGAATCCTGGAGCTTTTGGATATGAATTTGCAACTGGTCCTGACTGGACAAGTTCGATTGCTATTATTCCGTGGAAAATATATGAGTTTTATGGAGATAGCAGTTTGCTCAATATAATGTATCCCAACATAAAAAAGTATGTGGATTTGATCGATCAGAAATATCCAACGGGTATTACAGATTGGGGATTAGGCGATTGGGTTCCTGTTAAAACTCAAAGTTCAAAACCGCTTACTTCTACAATGTATTATTATGCAGATGCATTGATTTTGGCTAAAACGGCCAAACTATTAGGTAAAACAAATGATGCTGAACACTATTTTAAATTAGCAGAAAAGATTAAAAAAGCATTCAATCAGCAGTTTTTTAATCCGTCAACAAACTTGTATGCGAGCGGAACACAAACCGAATTATCGGGTTCATTGTATTGGGGATTGGTTCCTGATGAATTCAAACAAAAAGTAGCCGAAAATTTATATAAAAAAGTGCAAGAAACTAATTTCCATTTAGATGTTGGTTTACTTGGAACAAAAGCTTTACTCAACGCCTTAAGCGAAAATGGTTATGCCTATGCAGCATATAAAATTGCTTCTCAAGAAGATTTTCCGTCTTGGGGTTATTGGATCAAAAACGGAGCTACAACTTTATACGAAAACTGGCCGTTGCACGTCGAGAAAAATGATGCTTCAATGAATCATATTATGTTTGGAGAAATTGGAGCGTGGATGTACAAAGGTTTGGGCGGAATTTTTCCAGATGAAAATGCACCGGGTTTTAAGCACATTATTTTAAAACCAAATTTTGTAAACGGACTCGAGTATTTTGAATCAGAACATGAATCGCCTTATGGTAAAATTGTCTCGAACTGGAAACGAAAAAGAAATAAAATAGTATACAAAGTAGTTGTGCCGCCAAACTCAAATGCTAGTTTATATTTAGAAAAAAACAGCACTTTTTCTTGTAATTCAAAAGATATAAAAATAAGTGATGAGGGATTGTATCAGGTGATTCAGCTAAAATCAGGAAAATATTCATTTAGAATTAAAAACTAA
- a CDS encoding glycoside hydrolase family 97 protein — protein sequence MKNIKVLVFLFLLFEGYNVHSQKTNFEVSSPNGELKVSIQLGDKIYYAVSEGNETLTEKNHLGLVLKNENLGLNPKLINSKTGKINEVIKPVIPVKFSTVSNSCNYLLLNFKGNYSVEFRAFDEGIAYRFITSKKGEIEVLNEDFSINFPTNYFIHLQQTGNFKTSSEEEYSHINSSEWNSSSKMSTLPILVDSKKQYKILISESDLSDYPGMFLKGTGKGAESTFPKTPLDFGPDGDRSLKVLKEADYIAKTSGTRNFPWRYFVITKNDKELIQNTMTLKLAPKSEIKDTSWIKPGQASWEWWNGATPYGPDVNFVSGYNLNTYKYYIDFASKFGIKYIIMDEGWAKSTTDPYSPNPDVDVHELIRYGKEKNVGIVLWLTWLTVDKNMELFKTFKDWGIAGVKIDFMDRSDQVMVNYYEKVVKEAAKNQIFVDFHGAFKPSGLEYKYPNLLSYEGVRGMEQMDGCKPDNSVYFPFMRNAVGPMDYTPGAMISMQPEVYRSERPNSASIGTRAYQMALFVVFESGLQMLADNPTLYYREKECTEFITSVPTTWDETVALEAKTGQYAIVAKRKGSKWFIGGITNDAEKERTFKLNLNFLKNGKSYKVTSFEDGINAGYQAMDYRKKNFEIKSGESIEIKMVRNGGWAAVLEEI from the coding sequence ATGAAAAATATAAAAGTATTGGTTTTCCTGTTTTTGTTATTTGAAGGTTATAATGTTCATTCACAAAAAACAAATTTTGAAGTTAGTTCTCCCAATGGCGAATTGAAAGTTTCAATCCAGTTAGGAGATAAAATCTATTATGCTGTTTCGGAAGGAAATGAAACTTTAACTGAAAAAAATCATTTAGGTTTAGTTTTGAAAAATGAAAATTTAGGCTTAAATCCGAAATTAATAAACAGCAAAACAGGAAAAATTAATGAAGTGATAAAACCTGTAATTCCAGTTAAATTTTCAACCGTTTCTAATTCTTGTAATTATTTGCTTTTAAATTTTAAAGGAAATTATTCTGTTGAATTTAGAGCTTTTGACGAAGGAATTGCGTATCGATTTATTACTTCTAAAAAAGGAGAAATTGAAGTTTTAAATGAAGATTTCTCAATCAATTTTCCAACAAATTATTTCATTCACTTACAGCAAACAGGAAATTTTAAAACCTCAAGCGAAGAAGAATATTCACATATAAATTCAAGCGAATGGAATTCTTCATCTAAAATGTCTACACTTCCTATTTTAGTTGATTCTAAAAAACAATATAAAATACTCATCAGCGAATCTGATTTGTCTGATTATCCGGGAATGTTTTTAAAAGGAACTGGAAAAGGCGCAGAATCAACATTTCCTAAAACGCCTTTGGATTTCGGACCCGATGGCGACAGAAGTTTAAAGGTTTTAAAAGAAGCAGATTATATTGCCAAAACTTCTGGAACACGAAATTTTCCTTGGCGTTATTTTGTCATTACCAAAAACGACAAAGAGCTTATTCAGAATACCATGACATTAAAATTAGCTCCAAAAAGCGAAATAAAAGATACTTCATGGATTAAACCCGGACAAGCGAGTTGGGAATGGTGGAACGGCGCAACTCCTTATGGTCCAGATGTTAATTTTGTTTCAGGTTACAATCTTAATACGTACAAATATTACATTGATTTTGCATCAAAATTCGGAATCAAATATATTATTATGGATGAAGGTTGGGCAAAAAGCACAACAGATCCATATTCGCCAAATCCAGACGTAGACGTTCATGAACTTATTCGTTATGGAAAAGAAAAAAATGTCGGCATTGTTTTATGGCTGACTTGGCTTACGGTCGACAAAAACATGGAACTTTTTAAAACTTTTAAAGACTGGGGAATAGCTGGTGTAAAAATTGATTTTATGGATAGAAGCGATCAGGTAATGGTTAATTATTATGAAAAAGTTGTTAAAGAAGCGGCTAAAAATCAAATATTTGTAGATTTTCATGGCGCTTTCAAGCCTTCTGGTTTAGAATATAAATATCCGAATTTACTTTCTTACGAAGGTGTAAGAGGAATGGAACAAATGGACGGCTGTAAACCAGACAATAGTGTGTATTTTCCTTTTATGCGAAACGCCGTTGGCCCGATGGATTACACGCCAGGAGCGATGATCAGCATGCAGCCAGAAGTATACAGATCAGAACGTCCTAATTCTGCAAGTATCGGAACTCGAGCTTATCAAATGGCACTTTTTGTGGTTTTCGAAAGCGGTTTACAAATGCTTGCCGATAATCCAACCCTTTACTATCGTGAAAAAGAATGTACAGAATTCATTACTTCTGTTCCCACAACTTGGGATGAAACAGTTGCTTTAGAAGCCAAAACTGGACAATACGCAATTGTAGCCAAAAGAAAAGGTTCAAAATGGTTTATTGGAGGAATTACAAACGATGCCGAAAAAGAACGAACATTCAAACTGAATCTTAATTTTTTAAAGAATGGAAAATCCTATAAAGTGACTTCATTCGAAGACGGAATAAATGCAGGATATCAGGCTATGGATTACAGAAAAAAGAATTTCGAGATAAAATCGGGTGAAAGTATCGAAATCAAAATGGTTAGAAATGGAGGTTGGGCTGCAGTTTTAGAAGAAATTTAA